A stretch of the Aegilops tauschii subsp. strangulata cultivar AL8/78 chromosome 4, Aet v6.0, whole genome shotgun sequence genome encodes the following:
- the LOC109762935 gene encoding protein HLB1, with amino-acid sequence MPDMEESTQPKPADPELPNGAGDPDQPSPAAAEAPAAEEVAAAEEVPARSEPPKGAGTNADGWRPYTMGELLGEAAAAGRSDFAADGNGAGSATPERSSQDSLQLSTHHDVAMDLINSVTGVDEEGRSRQRILTFAAKRYISAIERNPEDPDAYYNWALVLQESADNVDPNSDSSKDSLLEEACKKYAEATRLCPTLYDAYYNWAIAIADRAKMRGRTKEAEELWQQAIRNYDKAVQLSWNSPQALNNWGLGLQELSAIVPAKDKQTIIKTAISKFRSAIQLQFDFHRAIYNLGTVLYGLAEDTSRSGGADTSPNDLYSQSAIYVAAAHALKPNYSVYRSALRLVRSMLPLPYLKVGYLTAPPADDPIAPHKHWERSQFILNHTELQQVNDSESAPVKVNALVEKAKRFIKVDVADIVSVSTCSDLTLPPGAGLCINTTHGPVFLVADTWESLDGWLDAIRLVYTIFARGKSDVLAGIVTG; translated from the exons ATGCCGGACATGGAGGAGTCCACGCAGCCCAAGCCCGCCGACCCGGAGCTCCCTAACGGCGCCGGGGACCCGGACCAGCCGTCGCCCGCTGCCGCGGAGGCGCCGGCGGCAGAGGAGGTGGCGGCTGCAGAGGAGGTCCCGGCGAGATCGGAGCCTCCCAAGGGCGCGGGGACCAACGCGGACGGCTGGCGCCCCTACACCATGGGGGAGCTGCTaggggaggccgccgccgccgggagatCCGACTTCGCCGCCGACGGGAATGGGGCCGGATCCGCCACCCCCGAGCGCTCCAG CCAGGACAGCCTGCAACTCTCAACCCATCATGATGTTGCCATGGACTTGATAAATAGTGTCACTGGAGTTGATGAGGAAGGTCGCTCTCGCCAACGTATTCTTACCTTTGCAGCGAAAAG ATATATTAGCGCCATTGAAAGAAATCCAGAAGACCCTGATGCATATTATAACTGGGCCCTAGTTCTCCAG GAAAGTGCTGACAACGTGGATCCTAATTCTGATTCTTCGAAAGATTCATTGCTTGAGGAGGCTTGCAAGAAGTATGCTGAAGCTACACGACTTTGCCCAACACTGTATGAT GCATATTACAACTGGGCTATTGCTATAGCTGATCGGGCCAAAATGCGTGGGCGTACCAAAGAGGCTGAAGAACTCTGGCAGCAG GCTATAAGGAACTACGACAAGGCAGTCCAGTTAAGTTGGAACAGTCCCCAG GCTCTCAATAACTGGGGCCTTGGACTACAG GAATTGAGCGCGATTGTTCCTGCTAAAGACAAGCAAACAATCATAAAAACAGCTATAAGTAAG TTTCGTTCTGCCATCCAGTTGCAGTTCGACTTCCACCGGGCTATTTACAACCTTGGAACTGTCCTG TATGGCTTGGCAGAGGATACCTCGAGGTCTGGAGGGGCCGATACCTCTCCTAATGACCTGTATAGTCAGTCTGCTATTTACGTTGCAGCTGCTCATGCATTGAAGCCAAATTATTCG GTTTATCGCAGTGCTCTACGGTTGGTCCGCTCAATG CTACCGTTGCCATATTTGAAAGTGGGATATTTGACTGCTCCTCCGGCAGACGACCCCATTGCACCACACAAACATTGGGAGAGGTCACAGTTCATCTTAAACCATACGGAACTCCAGCAG GTCAATGATTCCGAAAGCGCACCTGTGAAAGTAAACGCGCTCGTGGAGAAAGCCAAAAGGTTTATCAAGGTAGACGTCGCTGACATAGTTTCAGTGTCCACATGCTCCGATCTGACCCTGCCCCCTGGTGCCGGCCTTTGTATAAACACAACGCATGGGCCCGTGTTCTTG GTTGCTGATACCTGGGAGTCTCTCGACGGCTGGCTGGACGCCATACGGCTGGTGTACACCATATTCGCAAGAGGGAAGAGCGATGTCCTGGCGGGCATCGTCACCGGCTGA